ATGCTACCAGCGGTTCAGCAAATCTGCAGAGGTGGCAAATTTTTCCATCAATAGGAGTGTTTTTCCATCTGCTCTTTGTTCTGGGCTCCAATGGTGTCTCCTTTTTGTAATATCTAattgctgtatatttatatagagctgttTACTGCACCATTAGACATCAATAATATTGAATACATTGTCCTGAGAAGAGGTCACCACTGCAAAACACATTGATACGTTCCTGATTTTGGTATACCAGTGATATAACTGGATGTGACTATGATATGCTATACAAGCTTTtatcatatgtttttaaaatgtatactcaATAGGTATTCATGTTTATGATATTAATTGGTGTATCTGGAGCTAAGGCAATGAAAGTCTAGCAAAACACCTGTCTGTatgtaaaagtctttttttgctttgcaatCAAATTCTGCATTTTCATGTCTGATATTGCACTGGAAACATGAAAAGGAAATCTGATTGAAGAAGAAGAACCGTTCTTCCTTAAGACACTTATAATTGAGGTGCATGATCACAGCTGTGTACTGTAACGTGTGCCATAGAACAGTCTTTTCACAGCCTGGTGCCTTCTGATTTCACCTGGCTGTCAGGTGGTAGAGGCTTCCCCAGGTTCTGCCCCACCGTTGGAGCATACTTGGACTCAGACAGGGTCTCTTCCACTTCTTTCTTCAGCACAAATccaccagtagggccttcaaagTCTTGAATTGGGAGGAATTTGATGGGTTTTTCATCCCAGATAGCCTCTAGGCGTTTCTCCCAATTCTTCAGTATTCCAACACGGGCTTCCTGGGGGATGTGAGCCACGGCATAGGAGATTTGGGGCTCCAAGACTTGAAAGCCACAGAAATTCAGAATGCCATTCTGCAGAAAGAGATAACATGGTGAGTTATAGCCAGGTTCCTCTGGTCATCAAGATCTGAGGAAAAGAGTTTGAGGGTGCCTAGTGTTAAACCTTCCGGGCAGAATGGTGACCAGATGGAGCTCCAGAACAAAACCTCACTACATACCATTTCAAGGCTTCTGTCttttatcaaaatgaacagacatGGATCTCCACCTGTGCACGTAAACACTACTTTGAAAATCTCTTTTCCATCCCTTCCTGTTATTCCTTGTTAATTATTGAGCGAGTTAcaagatttgttttttctattgcaTTATTATCccgtttttgtattttgtttgttatagCACTTTCACCTTGCCAGGAAATAAGTATACTTGAAGAAAGGATAAATTACATTggtatttatatttccttttttgcattatgttatgtctttgtttattattgtttgtaaacaAATTACACGTTTAAAAAtctaatacaaataatgaaatacaaaacGAACAGACTTACTTTATAACAGTACGttataatgtcaaataaaaataatttataaaaaaaaaactacactccTCAATGTCCTCTGTTATCCATGGGTCATGGccaatcttttcatttttttaaaatacttattattatcaCAACCAGTCATGTTATATACACATATGTCTATTTAGCAATAGATAAATATGCAATATCTGATTGTTATCAGTCAGTAGTGGATTCATTTGAACCTGAAATGTTGCAATATTCAATGCATGAAGCACTAAAAGTACAATGCAAAAAATACAGgtacccaagaaaaaaaaaaaaacaagcaccaCATTGTTTCAACAATTACAGTTAACAAGTATTAAACACAGGTATGAAGCATTGTCATATGTATTGCCAAGTGAATATGTACAGGTGCAATGGCAAATTGGATTTAACCAGTCTATTACCATGGCTGGATGAACCATAGAACCCATGACATTCACATGTGTCAGTAACTAAAGAGATATATTGCTAACCCTGCACAGGAAAGGACATTAGAAAGGGATTTTTActctttcttgtaaaaaaaataaaaaaaaagcaaaaccgTACCTGCATTGGCCATAGAATGACATTTATGTCTCCATTCAGCCCTGAATTTGAGGTCATTGATGGTGGTGCTCCGGTGGTGAAGGAAAGAAGAGCTTTCTTATTCTGtaaataatacatgaaaaaacaTGAAATCTGAAATTATACCCTTACAGTTTATTATACCCCTGTATCCTTGTATGCTTTACTACTTGTCtagtttatattataattttgtttctctCTTCTCCAATTTTAGAATACAATTTGAAGAAAcgttttttctttaacattttaaatacaattatgtttaaatacattgGATACAGTGTGCACTGCTGATAATGGTCTTTTATATCTGGGTCTGCATGAGGACATCAGTATACTCTACAAGTCGTGGTACATTATATGGCAGTTTACCTTTACTTCTCTTTGCCACTGGAAAGCAGTAGAATTCAATGGACAATATATATTcctggagattattattattattacacaatatttatgaccccaccaaactccttgtacatgctcttatcatctcccgtctggactactgtaacatccttctcgctggtattccactaacccgactctctcctctacaatctattatgaatgctgcagcattgatcagctcatggttaagtgaagtattactattgttacttatatcattagttgtattatctttggtattactaaagaaatgcaaaatatttgtttgctttttctaactcattatgggtttatttcattccaatctaagaccaaacaagaaattatagttatcaaaatcaaactataTGATGCTATTAAAtctaacaggtaaagaaaatacacagctaaggtcatacttacctaaaagagcatctgagaaataaacaaataaagtaaaacaatcggatgagaatcggtattggcggagcggggtgactgttgtaaaggtggaaacaatactgaagtgtacggctcggcagcggttgcctcatacaacttaacactacactgtcACCATGCTGCACCTCTCTTGTTTTCTCATCTCTAGTACAATTCATGAacttagtgcaatataaaggcaaaaattgtcatttagaatataagaaattattaaaatattatagttattttattattaataaaacataaaaattgcaaataatgtccacatttttctgtggaccactggttggctaCTGCTGCTCTGGAAATCTCACCCTCATTCCATTagcctttttttctacttttactacACCTAAAGAAGTCctgaaaaattcacattttccaACTCAGCTACCCCCTTTCCTTGTTTCTCTCTTAACCATCACTAATTAGCCATTCACCTACAAATTGCATACTAACCTCCCCATCTCTAAGATTGTAAACTCAACTGGGCAGGATCCTGTTTTCCTGCAATGTGATTGTTTTTACTTGTTATGTaggcaggtttgtcatctgcaccCAAGCACTGAATATTATGTTagcagtttaaaataaatcaagATTTTATATTAATGAGTGCAGGGTCCCTACAGGCCGCTCAATAGCCAATTATGTATTGCTCACTTTACTTAGCAGTTTTCACTTGTAAAACTAAGTATTACCCACAATAGTACAAATGAGGCATACCTGTAATAgcatataacataataaataaataatacaatgataTAAAAGTACCTGTAATATCATCACGGGACAAAACAGCATTAAAATTCATGGCATAGAGGTCAGACTCCAACACTTTCCATCCTTTCCTCTTCAGAGCACATGCTGCTGCCTCCTTCATGGCAAAATTAAATGAGGTCCGCTCCTGGTGAGCCAGAACAATCAGTGCCGTTTTGCCTAGgaacaaataaacataataaatattcttaaCCTTATATTAAAGTTGTTGTGAATGAGTGTCTATTACAAATGCCCGGCATTGTtcaaaagttaaagcagaacaaatCCCTTTTTCAATCAATTTACTATAGTGGAACTATAGTCCCACATAAAAAAGTGACACACtgcgtttttatttttaatagacaaTTAAATTGTCCATGAAGCAAAGTCcctttatttgcagaaaaatattatCCATACACATGggcggtctatttataaagcagtgaatctaccattaaatgaaacattccctggttccCATATGCTTTAATGGTGGTAATCAAATCTCCACCAGGAATGTTCTCAGTGAAGTTGTAAATAAATGATTCCttacttttatctaaaatattgCTTTACACTTTATCTCTCCTTTTCATGTGTGGGTGGTGAATGGCTTGGCGTATGTTAACAATGGAACCAAGGGATGCACAGTTGTACCAGctcagactttttaaaaaaataattgcattgcaCTAAATCTCTTAAAGACGAGACTTCTATTTGTATCACTTTACATTACACATTTGGAGCATTCTGCAATATTTTGGGATGGGACATTACTACATCTACACCCTGCTGCAAATTGGATCAAGAAATGCTAGCAATTATTTACAGGATGATCGTTTTGTAgtacacttttattttgcaaacctTTTAAAACAGAACACAGACAAGGGTTAACTTCAATGTATGCAAAGTAGGTAAATGCTTTTGCTCTGCACTGGAATATTAGCTCTGGGTAAAATGGACCTTTAACTTAATATTGTTgaaacaaaaacttgtttttgcacattttttgcacatttagaGTTGTAACATGTGTTAATAAAGGAAAATAGAGAAGAATTATGTTGACACATTGAAATCtgattttaccattttctttaagATCACCATGAATGTTACAGTCTGAATCATAATCACCTAAaacttacacacacatatatatttatataaggtgATATTCAGTGAATTGTTTGCTGATTCTCTTGCAACCCTTGCAGTGCAGAAATAATGAAAAGAGATTCTGTCCATCCAATACTCACCAGCCATGATTTTCTATGCTAATGTTTCAAATTTGCAATATGTAATCCTTCTTGTGAATACTTGTAAATAGGTATGAGAAAATATACGCTCACACAGGCTTTTTATACAAAGAAGGACTGCCCAGCCCCAGGAAAAATATTCATCGTGACAAAGTAGAAATGAGGGAGTATTGGGTTTACCGGTAGATAACACAGCACTCCCTCCTATGCCAAACAAATCTCCGCACAGAACCTAACAATCATCAACCAGCCAGACGAGTTCTTCTAAACAGTTATTATTTGAAGTTTCTATGGAaaatttattttcacacatgTCAATTACACTGAAGGCAGAAATGCTCAGGGTGGAGATTGAcaggtattatatattatatttatttatggtgCAATGGCAGCTGTGTCCTCCCTGAACAAGTTCAGTGGCAGAAAGTTTCTTACCAGCTCTCTGGAGCAAGGGGGCCAGTTGCAACTCAACAACCCCTGCTTGTATGCGATGGTCAGGAATGTGCAGGGCTCAGTAATGCTTATTGTACAAAGTGCAACAGTTAGGAGCATGTATTGCACAGAGAGCAGGGGACAGGAGCatgtaatgcacagagtgcagaggtcaggagcaTGTAATACACAGTGTGCAGAGGTCAGGAGCATGTAACGCACAGAGTACAGAGGTCAGAAGCATGTAATACACAGTGTGCAAAAGTCAGGAGCATGTAATACATGTAATGCACAGAGTACAGAGGTCAGGAGCATGGaatacacagagtgcagaggtcaggagcaTGTAATGCACAGAGTACAGAGGTCAGGAGCatgtaatgcacagagtgcagaggtcaggagcaTGTAATGCACAGAGTACAGAGGTCAGGAGCatgtaatgcacagagtgcagaggtcaggagcatgtaatacacagagtgcagaggtcaggagcaTGTAATACACAGTGTGCAGAGGTCAGGAGCATGTAAAGCATAAAGTACAGAGGTCAGGAGCATTTAACACACAGGCTGGTGTATAGGGTACAGCCAAAAATTACCATCTTCTTCTAGAAGGGCCCCTACCTGAAGTCCTAAAAACCATAAATCCCTGTTCCAGTACAGGGCAACATCCAGGCCACCCACTCAGCACAAACACCACTGTACAAATTTCCTACCCCTAGCAAGATACCTTTTCCTCTTTGTACAGATATCCCTCTTGAACAGACCTAAGGTGGAGAAATGATTCAGGGGAAGTCCTTGGGGGAAATCCTCCCCTCAGGTGTGTCATGTGATTGGAGACAATGGGGAGCTCCCTTGACTCTAAACAACCGTTGATAGGCACATCAAAGTTTCACTGTAGTTGCATGTGGGGTGGTGGATCACTGCATAGCAGCATCATCCAACCGCTTCcagtgagcccaggctgtcatggataCTCCCCCTTCCAGGGTTAATTGCCATTACACAGTATGAGATTACAATTTAGAGCCTGATAAAGCAGGTGATTGCTGATGATAGAGAAAAGGAATAACAACCTGGATCATCACATGACTATAGGAAAGACAGGAATTAGGGTATGTGTgctttcatttataaaattaataaatacatagataaaagtAGAGAAAAATGGTGAAGGAAAGAGGACAGATATATGGGAAGTGGGCTATTTAGAGAACATTACAGTTATTTGTTCCTTTAATATTACCTATAGAGAAATATGAGGGAACAGAAGTGCCACCTGTGCACCACTGTTGTATTACCGTCAAAAATAGACCCCTAACCATCATCATATGGAATATTGGACATGCCTTTACAAGCTGCTGAATTTAGGTGTTTCTATTGAAGGTTCTTGCTAATGCATCCAAACCCATTAGATAATTAAGCTTCCATTCTTGAGAGAACAGTTTTGGGGAAGGCTCATTCTCTGTTCCAGGATGGCTCTGCCATAAAGACATAGGTAAATGAGTTTAGATTGGGGAAACTTGAGTTTTCTGCACAGAGCCATAACCGCAACCTTAATTAAACCTTTGGAATCAATTGGAATGCTACATTGGAATGTAGGTCAGGTCTTCTATtacaacatcagtacctgacatcACAAATGTGCTTTTGAGTGGAGACTGTTATAGCCACAATAGATAGGGGTGGACATTAAATGCCCATTTTTTTGGAATGA
The genomic region above belongs to Pyxicephalus adspersus chromosome 9, UCB_Pads_2.0, whole genome shotgun sequence and contains:
- the LOC140338475 gene encoding NAD(P)H dehydrogenase [quinone] 1-like, whose amino-acid sequence is MAGKTALIVLAHQERTSFNFAMKEAAACALKRKGWKVLESDLYAMNFNAVLSRDDITGTFISLYYLFIMLYAITGVVKVEKKANGMRISCFFMYYLQNKKALLSFTTGAPPSMTSNSGLNGDINVILWPMQNGILNFCGFQVLEPQISYAVAHIPQEARVGILKNWEKRLEAIWDEKPIKFLPIQDFEGPTGGFVLKKEVEETLSESKYAPTVGQNLGKPLPPDSQVKSEGTRL